From the Patescibacteria group bacterium genome, the window TTGATCAATTTGCCGCTGAAGCGATCAAAAATAAGGCCGATAGTGTCGTGGTCGACCTAAGAAACAACCCTGGCGGCTACCTCGAATCTGCGATTACTTTATCCAGCTATTTCATTGATGGCGGTACTATTGTCAAAGAGAAAGATCGTAACGACAATGTTCGGGAATACAATGCCAACAAGAAAGCTACTCTGAAAAATATTAAGACTGCAGTGCTGGTCAACAAAGGATCGGCTTCTGCTTCTGAAATTTTCTCCGGCGCATTGCAAGACAGAAAAGTAGGCAAGATCATCGGCGAAAAGACATTTGGCAAGGGTTGCGTTCAGGAAATTATTGAGTTGAAAGATCAATCTGCAGTCAAAATTACGGTGGCCAACTGGCTGACGCCAAACGGCCGAGCGATAAATGGTGAAGGAATTACTCCTGATATCACAATCGTCAAAACTGACGACGCCAAAACAGATAATCAACTGGATCGGGCCATTCAATTTTTGACAAAAGGGGAGTAGAATTAAGTCATAAAGTTATCAAGTTCAGTCTGTAAGCTCTAGGAGGGGCGATGCCAGATACTCAACAAAACACTAATACGCCAACAACAGCCCCGAAGGGGTCTCCTTTGGGAACGCAGACAACAACACCTGCGCCTACTTCGAGTCCGTGGGAAGAACCTTTGCCTTTGGAAGATACCAAGCCGAAAATGATGGGCACTCTATCAAAAGAGGAATCGGCCGCTGTACCAGATTCAGCGCCCCCAAAGGGGGCCCCTTCGGGGCCGGTCTTTTCGTTGCCTAGCAATCCAGAGGAAAATGTTGTGCCCAAGCCTGTAACGCCTGCTGATTTGCCGGTATCTTCCCCAAAGGGGGCCCCTTCGGGGCCGGCTCCAGCTGCGCCTCCGCCCCCTGTCCCACCTGTCCCGCCCGTAACTCCGAAGGCTCCAGCTCCAAAAGTGGAGCCAGCTGTCGCCCCGGCCGCCCCGGTCAAAGCCCCCTCGATATTTGCAAGATTGGCCAAGACCAAATCGATCGGCCTCGAATTGTTGAAGAGCAAAGCTGATGTAACACCACCTGTTGCGGCTCCGGCCGAAAATACTGCTTCGCCTGCACCTACGGTTGCTCCGGCTCCGATAGTTGAGAAAAAGATTGCTCCGACAATTCCAAATCTGAATGAATCAAAGCCAGCAATTTCTGGCGATATTTCTCCGGCTAAGCCCGTTGCTCCTGTTCCTGCCCCTGTTGTAGTGCCTCCACCTGTCGTGGCAGAGCCTATCGCTGCGGCTGTTCCGCAAGCTGCCCCTCCTGCACCAGCAGTGGTCAAGCAGCCCAAAGCCCCAATCAAAATCTCTCCTAGGAAGCTTTGGACGGCTGGCGTCATTGTCGGTCTTTTGGCTATATTTTCGCTGATGACTTGGCTGACAGAGATTGGATTTGTCTCAGTCGGCTTGGAAAAGGTTTATGGTGCGGTTAATATCCAAGCACTTTGGGGTGGTTTGCCAGCAAACGGTGAACTTGCTCTTGGCAAATCATTTGTCGTGATGAAGGACAACCCAAACTTTGAAGTATCTGGCACGCTTGTCGTAGATATCGACCGAACCAAGAATTCTACCGTGACTAAGCCTCTCGTCTCATATTTTCCCGATATCTATGTCAAAGAAACTGTCCAGAAGGCAAAATTGGCAGTTTATACTGGTTATGATGTCGATGGCTCATCGGTGGATGCAACTCCTACGGACACTACGACTTCGACCGACACAACGGACAGCAGCGCTACTTCAGATACAACTACAGCGGCAGATACAACAACTTCTGCTAGCTCAGTTGCGAGCTCTTCGAAGCAGGAGGATTTTCCGGCTTACCAAAACGTAACTTCAACGATCAAAGAATTGAATGCAGATGTCACTGGCAGTTTCACGGACAATGGCGGTAGCGCCAAATTTCAGTTCAAGAAACCTGTCGGATCGACAGATGTTGAGCTCAAACAGCAGGCGGGCAAGCTTTGGCTAAAGAGCAAGATTGCCTTCACCAAGAACCAAGATGCCACCAAATGGATGGAGATGGGCATGGGCCCAGTTAAGGCGGGGAACAGTATTGTCGAGAGTCTTTTTAGCGCCTCACCGGCCGACGGTTTGTCAGCGACAGGCTCGAGGGTGGGCAATGAGAAAATTGGCAATGTTCGAACATACCACTATAATTTCAAATCCCTGGAGATCGGCGATTCGCTTATCGCCCTTGGAATCAAGAATGAAATGGTCGACAGTATCTCAGGAGACGTCTGGATCGGAATCAAGGACCAAAAAATCCAAAAGATTGATCTCAAGATCACTCCAGCGCCGTCCTATTCAGTTACAATGCTGAAATTATCCCTAACTCTCAGTAACTTCGGTGAAGCTGAATTTGCCAAACCGCTTGCGACTGAGATTCTGCCTGCCAGTTTTGTATCTCAATAATTGGAGTATGGTGACCTTTACTATTCGACTTAGCCATAGTATATTCTTCATGACAAACAAATAAATTATCCGCCAGCTGGCGGAAGGAGTAAAATGACTTGGTTTTTAATCATTGTTGCGGTAGCCGTGGTCGCTGTGATCGGAATTTATAACAAATTGGTCCAATTGAACATTCGAACCGATGAGGCTTGGAGCGATATTGACGTCCAGATGAAACGTCGGGCAGATTTGATCCCAAACCTAATTGAGACAGTCAAGGGTTACGCGAAGCACGAAAAAGGTGTTTTTGAGGGCGTGACAGAGGCCAGAACTCAGATGCTCGGGGCAAAATCAGTTGGCGAGAAGGCCAAAGCCGAGAACATGATGGAAAGTGCGCTCAAATCAATTTTTGCCGTCGCTGAGGCTTATCCAGATCTCAAAGCAAATCAGAATTTTGCTCAGCTTCAGGCTGACTTGACTGACACAGAAGATAAGATCCAAGCTTCAAGAAGATTCTATAACGCCAACGTTCGTGATCTGAATATTGCAATCCAGTCTTTCCCAACGAACATTTTTGCTAGCATGTTCAAATACAAGAAAAGAGATCTTTTTGAGATCACTAATGCCGCCGAAAAAGAGCCAGTTAAAGTCGACTTCAACAATTAAGGAAATACCCATATGGCACTAAAGAAAATCAAAATACCAAAGATGAACTTCAAGAAGCTTGATTGGTCAAAGTGGAATTTTCGTAAGATGAACTGGCAGACAATATTGGCGGTAATTGCTTATTTGCCTGTTTTGACAATCATTTCACTTGTTTTCTCTTCCAAAAACCCATATCTAACTTTCCACGTTAGACAGGGTATTGCCCTTCACCTACTCTGGATTCTCTTCGTCTTTTCATTTTTCCTGCCCCTGATCCCATGGATTCTAGCGGTCGCTCTTTTGGCGCTCACTGTGATCGGAATTATCAATGTTGTTTCGGGTCATGAAAGAAAATTGCCAGTCGTTGGTCAATTAATATAAGCACTCAATATGAATATCTGGAAACAAGTCGATGCTAATAAGCAGAGGAGCATTTTTCTGGTCTTCATATTTGTGCTAGTCGTGATTGGGATCGGCTGGTTGTTCTCCAATTATTACGGTAATCCTGCGATTTTGTATTTTGCAGTCGCTCTCGCCTTGACCCAATCATTGGTCGGCTATTATGGCGGTGACAGCATAATCTTGAGTTCTTCTGGCGCCCAGCTTGTCACCAAAAGAAGCGATCTGCCAGTGCTCTGGAATGCGGTCGAAAATATGTCGATTGCTTCTGGCCTACCGATGCCGAAGGTCTACGTCATCAACGATCCCGCGCCCAATGCCTTTGCCACTGGCCGGGATCCGAAGCATGCCTCAATCGCCGCTACGACTGGTCTGTTGCAAGTTTTGGACAAGAATGAGCTAGAGGGCGTCGTCGCCCATGAAATGTCTCACGTCGGCAACTATGACATTCGCCTGATGACGATTATTACCGTTCTAGTCTCCGTCATTGCGATACTCTCTGACATTTTTGTCCGTTCCCAGATATTTGGATTTGGCCGGAAGCGTGACAACAATAGTGAGGGCGGTGGTCTGATGGCAATTTTGAGTATTGTGGCGCTGGTACTAGCACCGATTGTCGGCACTATTATCCAGCTTGCAATCTCTCGCAAGCGCGAATTTTTGGCTGATGCCGATGGGGCATTGCTGACTGGTTACCCAGCCGGATTGGCTGGCGCTTTGGAGAAAATTTCAAAGTTTAGCAAGCCCTTAGAGCGTGCCAATACTGCCACTGCTCATCTTTATATTTCCAATCCATTGGGCGGGGGAAATCCAGAAGAAAAGGAGCCTGGTTTTCTCGCAAAAACGTTTTCTACCCATCCACCGATCAAGGAGCGGATCAGATTGCTTCGTCAAATGAGCTAGACAGTTTTTGATCTTGGGACAACCTCCTGGCGGAGGTTTTTTGATTGACAAGAATCACTTAATGTTATATAGTTTCAGGTCATCGTACATGACAATTTGAGGAGGTAGTAGTTATGTCTATCGGTACGAATTGGTTCGGCATATTTGTCGATTCCATAATGTCACTGGGGAAGCATGGCTTCCGTCCGCCTTTGCAGAAGATTGCAAAGGAAATCGAGCTTTGGTTCGCGGAGCATTATCCGACCGTGAACAGAAAGTTCAAAGTCTCTGTTTCTTGCCGTAGGATTCCAGTCAACGACTGTTTCTATGGCGTTGACGCTCTCCGGATCCCTCCGGACCGTCTAACGACAGTTGAACTGAGAGTTCGCCTCCGTGGAGAACTGAATCAGTGGCAGGTTTTCCTGGCTTGTGGTGATGTCCTTACCGCCAAGAACATTTTTTCTATCCTGCGCCCTGAGGCGATGCAATACCTCGAGCGATACGAAGGGACGTGGGAAAAGCGAGTCAAGGATAGTTCGCCCAATCCGCATCCGATTTTTCGGGATCCAAAGAGATCGGAGAAAAATAGGAAAGCAACTTCGGAAAGCCGTATGCATACGGAGATCCAAAAGATGCTTAGCACTCCTCGGGCCTTGGCAAAGCTTTGCGGCAGCAGCGCCTACTACGCTGAGACGGATGGCTCGATCAGCAAGACAAATTTTGCTCGAATTATGAGTACCATTGTTTTGGCACAGCTGAATGATGAGGCGAAATGGCACCTGACCTATCAGTTGGTGTTTATGTGTATCGTCGATCCTATCCCGGATCGACCAGAGCTCTTCATGCCAAAATCGCTCTTTTGGGAGTATGTGGAAGAGTATCACAAGATGATGACAGGCAGCCGTCAGCGAGCGCTGGAACGGCAAATCGTAGAGGTATTTCAGAAAATCCAGGGCATTCGGGCCGAACGAGGTAATCTTCTTGCTCGGATCAGGTTGGCCGAGGAAAAAGAAGAAAAGCTGAACAACCAGCTTGCCTCTCTCGGGGCGGAGAAAGCGGAGGTCGATTTGGCCTTAGCCCAGTTCCTCTCGAAACAAAAGTAATTTCATCTCGTCATCATATACTGGTGGCGAGTTTTTATATCCGAAAGGTGATTTTCCTCTCTGACTTTGACACTTCCGTTTTCAGTTTTCGGATAGTGATCAGAGAGAGATCCTCGATATTAAGAATGCGGCCGTCCTCAAGCAGGATTTTGCCGCTTTTTTTGTCCTTAAATTTCCCGGTCGATGTTTCGCCGTCTTTGAATTTGAAATATAGAGGAGTGCCTTTGGGGAAGCTAGTGTGCATATTTTCAGAATATCACAATTTGCAAAATAATGTTTAACATGAAAATATCTAGTTCCAGACTATATAATTTACATGTACATCTCATATCTCATGTGTTTTCTGTTGACATATCGTTAGCGATTATGTATCATCGTGTTAACACAGTGAAGCATAATCAACATACAAAAATGAAACGAGAATTAGAATCACAATTAGAAACACCGGCGGCCAAGAGACTTTATGAAGTTCTGGCGCTTATCGATAAGCCAGAAGACATGGCCAACTTTTTACGTGATCTTTTGACGCTCGAAGAAATAGAAGAGGCGAGTCGGAGATTGCTCTCGGCCAAGTTGCTCAAAGAGGGCAAGAGCATTCGCTACATTGCCAAAGAAATTGGTGTGTCGACGACGACAGTTGTTCGTATTAACTATTGGCTCCATCACGGTATGGGCGGTTACGACCTGGCTTTGGAGAAATTAAAGTCTTAATTTTTCTATAAGCTCGATCGTTTCTGCCAATCAATTCCGCCTAACGGCGGTTTTTTGGTTGTGCAGAAAATTCAAAACGACGAGTGGTGAAGGGGACTGTTATGAATAAGCACCTTAAAAAATTAGAACCAGGAGATCAACTCGATTTCCAAAGCAATGGCGGATATTTGCCTTGCTACTGCCTCGATGATGTTAGCGGTAAAATTGTTTTTATCGCTATGATCGCAGAACATTTTTACCAAGCCATGATGAGGTCCTATTGTAGCGGAAGTTATTGGGCTGCAAGTATAACTTGCGGAATTCCCTATAAGACCAAATCGCTTCATTTCGATGAGATAGATCATAGTATTATTTGTCGAGTGGAGATGTTTGTTCATCCTGATTTGATGACTGGTAGGAGGATGTGAGATGAAACTTGATTTTGACAAACTGTTTGCATTATTGATTGATGCAAAGGTCGCTGACGGATTTTTGGTCACAGTCCGCGACATTATGACAAATGTGATTTTATACTCTGATCGAATATCGGTCGAGAATATCAAGGCACTTTTGTCTTGCCGTGATGCTACATATTGGCGTGCCGGAGATGATTGGGAAAGAACAGGTTTGTATATCCTTTCGGCTTGGATTGATGAAAGCAATCTTAATATTTGTTTTTTGACAGAGCCAAGACCACGTAGATCTTTCCTGAATATTCGAAACGAAAAAGGGGGGCTTTCGATGAGTAAACCCAGAAAAATCAATGATGAAATAATCCCCGGAACTATTACCAGTTCTGTTGAGGATCCCTTGATAACTGAAAATACATTGTTTATGTGCCTCTGGACTTGTCCAGCTTGTGATATAAAAATATATTCTCCAGTTTATCTAGATATGAACTTACAGTTGCGTCGTTGCCAGAAATGCGACGAATGCTATCCTGTTGATTTCTCAGAATACCTTAAGGAGGTAAATCATGAGTAAATTCATCGAAGTCTCGAGTCAAGTTTTAGGACTTGATTGGAGCAAAATGTTTGGTTTTGTAATCGTGGTAATTCAAGATTCCAAGACCAATGTAGTGCTGATGGTCGGGGTAATGAATGAAGCGGCGCTTCGCATTACCTTGGCCACCGGGAAGGTGACTTTTTGGTCTAGAACTCGAGATAAACTATGGACCAAGGGGGAAACTTCCGGCAATTTCCTAAATGTTTGTGAGATCTTGGTCGACTGCGACCGAGATACACTTCTCATTCTAGTCGAGCCAATCGGCCCGACTTGCCACACTGGTGCCGTTAGCTGTTTTGAAGAGGCTAATGGTGAATTGCGAATCTTCAAAATGGGAGAAGAAAATGTTTGAATTTTTAGCGGGTTTTGCTCTGGCAGTGCCAGATGGGTCCATGGAAGCAGTCGTGATCAATTGGCTCAAAAAAGCTGGAATCGCGATTCTCTTTTCGAACGGTCGAGTCAAAACTGGTACGACCAATGTTCCTTTTATTCAATCATTGACGTTATTGCGTCCGCAGGAAATACCGATATATCTCGAAAAAGGGTGTTTCCAGGTGGCAATTGCCAACGAAGATTGGATTGCAAATTGGCAGTCTGATGTAGTCATCCTTGCTCGTTTTCCGATTGCGAGGGCGACAAATCAGGCGGTGAGAATAGTTCTAGCCGTGTCTAAGGCAAGTGGCTATGAGGCTATCGGAGATTTGCCCAAAGGGTCAACGATAGCGACCGAATATGTCGAGTTGACAGGGCAGTATCTAGCCCAAAAGGGCCGAGCTGATATCGAGGTGATTCGTTCTTGGGGCGGCACCGAACAGAAGATAAAGTTTGGTGCTGCTGCGATTGTTGAATTAACCGAAACGGGTAGCTCACTTATCTCAAACGGTTTGAAAATTATCGATGAAATCATGATTTCCAATACTGTTATCGCGGTAAATCGCGAGGCATACAATAACATAGATCTGCGTCCGCAGATAGATTGGTTTGTTGAGGTGATGAAGGGTGCAAATCTGGCAGATAGTTATGTATTCGTTCAGGCCAATGTTTCGGAAGGAGCAGTAAAGAAAGCGTCCGAAATTCTTGGCGGAATGTATGCGCCGACTATCAGCTCGCTTACAACTTCTGGCTGGTATTCGATATCTGCCTATGTGCTAAAAAATTGTCAGCACGAAATAGTCTTCCAATTATTGCAGATGGAAGTAAAAGATATCTGTGTTCACGATAATATATCCATGGTCTTGGGTCGTTAATATTTCCCAATATTAAAATACAATTTCACAAAGCGCTTTGATTTTTTATCGGAGCGCTTTTTTAAATTTATTTTTGCTATAATGGCAGGAGAATACTAAACGGGAGAAAAAATGTTTTCAGAGACAGTAGACGAATCGGGAAGTGACAATCTAGGAGAACCGGCTGGGAATCTTGTTACCGGTACGACACCTGAAACACCAGCGCCGAGCGATGAGACCCCTGCTAGGTTTGCGGGTTGGGAGAAGTCAACAATTGAGAAGGTCAAGCAAAGAGCTGACATCAAAGCTGACATTTTGAATGCGTTTAACAATGGGAATGTAGATATGGCTACCGAAGCTCTTATTAGAGCTGGCCATTATCTTCTTGATCTGGAGGCCGAGACAGAATATAAACAGCAAAATTTTGAAGGGACAGAGACGCACGGTCCAATATATTGGCGAAATAGACAAGTTCCGGCGATAATCGATGGTACGGCTTCAGGAGACATGCAAATTGTGTATCTGAGCAGTGTCGATAGACTTCATTTCCGCCGAAAGGATGGCGGGTTTGAGGTATATCTTTGTGGACCGCCAAGCCCGAGGGCAAAACAGAGATGGGAGCTTGTCGAGCAGGCATATGATATTTACTATGGTTCAAATTAGTGCTGTATTGTCTCCCAATTAGCAAACACCTCACATATGTGAGGTGTTTGCTTGTTATAGTCATTGACTATTCAATCGTTTGTATAATTATTTGAAAAATGGTATTAAATACCCAGTATCTTGATCAAGAAATTGAGGCAAAGAAAGGGGGATACCACAAGTGGGCATTTTTGAAAATCTTCTTTTTAAGAAAGGTAGTCATGCGCGGCTGTGCATAATGCTCCAGAAATATTTGGCCAGCCAAGAATTGTCAGACTGGATTATATTTGGCTTGGTGACAACCATTGTCAGAGAGTTTATGCCGAAACATCCATTGCCGAGTGCCACTCTTGCGGAGTGCGTATCGGGGACGGATTTCGTCACATATCATACTGAGTATGATGATGTTTTGAATAAGCTAACGAGTCTTATTTGCTGGTTTCGATTAAGTTTAACGCCTGGCAGCAAATATGCTCTGGATCGTCTTCCTGGCGGTAGTGGCTTGGCGGCCAGTGTGGAAATCTTGCACAAGCTGATTCGGCTACATTGCTGGGATCAGCGACTTTCCATTATTGAGCAATCGTTAACGCCGTTTCAAGCAGATCGAGGGAGTTGGCCACTCGTTATCCAGCCAATTGTGGCTCGGCTTGAAGAGATTACCACTGTCGCGAAGGCGACCGACGAAAAATTCAAGCCAGTCCAGGTCTGTATGGGCCATCCAGCAATGCATCTTCGATGCTATGGCGGAGGCGTGCCGGTTCAAGGTTCTATCTGCTCGGGCATATGCTCCGACAAGTCACGCGATCTTGAGGAATGCCTCAGACGATATAACGAGGCTACCGCCAATGGCAAGATCAAGGATCATGGCTATCCAGAAAAGGAATAGATTCAATTTATCACGGTCAGCTTATCCAAGCTGGCCATTTTTATTTCATTGCACAAGTTATGGAGTCTATTTTGACTTGAATTGCCTCACGCTTAAAGGTAAAATCAAATAGAGTTATAAAGTTGAAAGTTATAAAGTGATAAAGTCTGAAGCCAAAATTAGAATAGAGAAGCTCCGCAAGTATATTGACGAAGTCCGTTATCGATATCATGTTCTTGATGATCCTAGTGTGACGGATGCGGATTATGATTCTCTCATGCGCGAATTAGTCCAATTGGAAAGTGAGTTTCCTGATTTTGCTGATCCCAATTCGCCGAGCCAGAAAGTCGGAGGCAAGCCGCTCAAGAAATTTGAGAATCGAAAGCACCAATTCCCGATGATTTCACTCAACGATGCCTTTGACCAAGCTGAAATGAAAGATTGGTATGATAAGATGGCGAGGTTAGTTGGTGAGAAATCAATTGATAAATCGGGCTATTATTGTGAGATCAAGATGGATGGCCTGGCCGTAAGTTTGGTCTATGAAAAGGGCAATTTGGCTTACGCCTTGACTCGTGGCGACGGTGCGACGGGCGAAGATATCACCAACAATATCAAAACAATCCGTGCTATCCCGATGCAATTGCGTGATTCGGAATTCAATAATATTGATCGAATTGAGATCCGCGGCGAGATCTATATGCCGATAAAGAGTTTTGAGGCGCTAAATACGGAGCGGGCCAAAAAAGGCGAGGAGCCATTTGCTAACCCGAGAAATGCGGCGGCCGGCAGTATTCGTCAGCTCGACCCAAATATTACCGCCTCGAGAAATCTGGATTTCATGGGTTATGCCCTGATCGGTTTTCCAACCAAGAAACACGAAGAGGAACACGAGATTATCAAGAAATTGGGATTGCCGACCAACAAACACAACGAATTTTGTCCCGATCTGGATCATCTTTTTGATCTCTGGGATAAATGGGAAAAATTACGGCCAAAGTTGCCTTATCAGATTGATGGCATGGTCGTAAATATTAACGATGAAAATTTATTTCAGGAGCTTGGTGTGGTGGGCAAATCTCCGCGTGGCGCGATCGCCTACAAGTGGCCAGCCGAGGAAGTGACGACCGTCGTTCTCGACATTCAAGTCCAGGTCGGTCGGACTGGTGCGCTGACGCCCGTGGCCATTCTAAAACCGACGGAAGTTGCTGGCTCTACTGTGTCTCGCGCAACGCTTCATAACGCTGATGAAATCGCTAAGAAAGATGTTCGAATCGGTGACACAGTCATTATCAGAAAGGCCGGTGATGTTATACCAGAAGTGATCAAACCGATCAAGGAATTGCGAACTGGCAAGGAGAAGATATTCAAAATGCCAACAAAGTGTCCAATCTGTGGCGGCTCGGTCGTCCGATTGGATGACGAAGTTGCTTATCGCTGTGCCAACAAAAAATGTTTTGCCGTTGAATTCCAGGCCCTGCGTCATTTTGTCTCCAAGGCGGCTTTCGATATCGACGGTTTGGGCCCCAAGATCATCGAAAAATTGATGAACGAAGGCCTGATCAAGAATTCGGCCGATATATTTGATCTCAAATTGGGGGACATCGAGCCGCTCGAGCGTTTTGCCGAAAAATCAGCTCAAAACCTGATTGAGTCGATTCAAAATGCCAAAAAGATTGATTTGGCCAGATTTATTTATGCTCTTGGGATCAGAAACGTTGGCATAGAGACAGCGATCGACCTAGCCGCCAGATTTGGTACACTGAAAAATCTCGGGGACGCGACTATAGAAGAAATCAATTCTGTTCGTGATATCGGCCCGGTTGTGGCCAAAAGTATTTTTGACTTTGCCCATGACGAGAAAAATCAGGAACTAATCCATGCCTTGCTCCGAAACGGTGTAGAAGTTACCGAAATCGAGCGGGCCAAACCGAAAGAGGGCATAGCCGGAAAAACCTTTGTTTTTACTGGTGGGCTTGATACAATGACCCGTGACGAAGCTAAGGATCTGGTTCGAAAATATGGTGGCAACATCAGCGAATCAGTCAGCGGCAAGACCGATT encodes:
- the hisG gene encoding ATP phosphoribosyltransferase; translated protein: MFEFLAGFALAVPDGSMEAVVINWLKKAGIAILFSNGRVKTGTTNVPFIQSLTLLRPQEIPIYLEKGCFQVAIANEDWIANWQSDVVILARFPIARATNQAVRIVLAVSKASGYEAIGDLPKGSTIATEYVELTGQYLAQKGRADIEVIRSWGGTEQKIKFGAAAIVELTETGSSLISNGLKIIDEIMISNTVIAVNREAYNNIDLRPQIDWFVEVMKGANLADSYVFVQANVSEGAVKKASEILGGMYAPTISSLTTSGWYSISAYVLKNCQHEIVFQLLQMEVKDICVHDNISMVLGR
- the hisI gene encoding phosphoribosyl-AMP cyclohydrolase — translated: MSKFIEVSSQVLGLDWSKMFGFVIVVIQDSKTNVVLMVGVMNEAALRITLATGKVTFWSRTRDKLWTKGETSGNFLNVCEILVDCDRDTLLILVEPIGPTCHTGAVSCFEEANGELRIFKMGEENV
- a CDS encoding LemA family protein, with the protein product MTWFLIIVAVAVVAVIGIYNKLVQLNIRTDEAWSDIDVQMKRRADLIPNLIETVKGYAKHEKGVFEGVTEARTQMLGAKSVGEKAKAENMMESALKSIFAVAEAYPDLKANQNFAQLQADLTDTEDKIQASRRFYNANVRDLNIAIQSFPTNIFASMFKYKKRDLFEITNAAEKEPVKVDFNN
- a CDS encoding YerC/YecD family TrpR-related protein; its protein translation is MKRELESQLETPAAKRLYEVLALIDKPEDMANFLRDLLTLEEIEEASRRLLSAKLLKEGKSIRYIAKEIGVSTTTVVRINYWLHHGMGGYDLALEKLKS
- a CDS encoding M48 family metallopeptidase, whose amino-acid sequence is MNIWKQVDANKQRSIFLVFIFVLVVIGIGWLFSNYYGNPAILYFAVALALTQSLVGYYGGDSIILSSSGAQLVTKRSDLPVLWNAVENMSIASGLPMPKVYVINDPAPNAFATGRDPKHASIAATTGLLQVLDKNELEGVVAHEMSHVGNYDIRLMTIITVLVSVIAILSDIFVRSQIFGFGRKRDNNSEGGGLMAILSIVALVLAPIVGTIIQLAISRKREFLADADGALLTGYPAGLAGALEKISKFSKPLERANTATAHLYISNPLGGGNPEEKEPGFLAKTFSTHPPIKERIRLLRQMS
- the ligA gene encoding NAD-dependent DNA ligase LigA: MIKSEAKIRIEKLRKYIDEVRYRYHVLDDPSVTDADYDSLMRELVQLESEFPDFADPNSPSQKVGGKPLKKFENRKHQFPMISLNDAFDQAEMKDWYDKMARLVGEKSIDKSGYYCEIKMDGLAVSLVYEKGNLAYALTRGDGATGEDITNNIKTIRAIPMQLRDSEFNNIDRIEIRGEIYMPIKSFEALNTERAKKGEEPFANPRNAAAGSIRQLDPNITASRNLDFMGYALIGFPTKKHEEEHEIIKKLGLPTNKHNEFCPDLDHLFDLWDKWEKLRPKLPYQIDGMVVNINDENLFQELGVVGKSPRGAIAYKWPAEEVTTVVLDIQVQVGRTGALTPVAILKPTEVAGSTVSRATLHNADEIAKKDVRIGDTVIIRKAGDVIPEVIKPIKELRTGKEKIFKMPTKCPICGGSVVRLDDEVAYRCANKKCFAVEFQALRHFVSKAAFDIDGLGPKIIEKLMNEGLIKNSADIFDLKLGDIEPLERFAEKSAQNLIESIQNAKKIDLARFIYALGIRNVGIETAIDLAARFGTLKNLGDATIEEINSVRDIGPVVAKSIFDFAHDEKNQELIHALLRNGVEVTEIERAKPKEGIAGKTFVFTGGLDTMTRDEAKDLVRKYGGNISESVSGKTDFVVAGDEAGSKLEKATKLGLKVLSEQEFNNLIK